From Penicillium psychrofluorescens genome assembly, chromosome: 6, one genomic window encodes:
- a CDS encoding uncharacterized protein (ID:PFLUO_009385-T1.cds;~source:funannotate), whose translation MAPASMYNKEEKVLCFHHDILYDAKILDLRHKDSSDRKSPFEYLVHYKGWKNTWDDWVLEDRLRKATEDNRELATSLRREAESALRAKSSKPLAKKRGTSDRSSARDSEDRGSVPGRGTKRARDHDIEKEDTFQTRPSIRIIMPDNLKSLLVDDWEQVTKNQCVVALPSKYPVRTILQDWYDEEQPKRSASAADEDVLDEVVAGMQEYFDKCLDKILLYRYERPQYRNLRKKCEAATGELANKGPIDVYGAEHLIRLFSTMPELMAQTNMDLQSTNRLREEISKLAMWLSRHSEKYFSTNYVPAESTHK comes from the exons ATGGCGCCAGCATCCATGTATaacaaggaggagaaggtgctCTGCTTCCACCATGACATCCTGTACGATGCAAAGATTCTCGACCTGAGACACAAGGACTCCAGCGACCGCAAGAGTCCGTTTGAGTACCTAGTGCATTATAAGGGCTGGAAGAACAC CTGGGACGACTGGGTCCTAGAAGACCGTCTCCGCAAAGCAACGGAAGACAACCGCGAGCTGGCCACCAGTCTCCGGCGCGAAGCCGAGTCGGCCCTGCGCGCAAAGAGCTCCAAACCCTTAGCCAAGAAGCGCGGCACGTCCGACCGCAGCTCAGCGCGCGACAGCGAAGATCGTGGCTCCGTGCCCGGGCGCGGCACCAAGCGAGCCCGAGACCATGACATTGAAAAG GAGGACACGTTCCAGACGCGCCCATCCATCCGCATCATCATGCCAGACAATCTGAAGtccctcctcgtcgacgactGGGAGCAAGTGACGAAGAACCAGTGCGTCGTCGCCCTGCCGTCCAAGTACCCCGTGCGCACGATCCTGCAGGACTGGTacgacgaggagcagccCAAGCGCTCTGCTTCCGCGGCCGATGAAGACGTTCtcgatgaggttgttgcAGGCATGCAGGAGTACTTCGATAAGTGTCTTGATAAGATTCTGCTGTATCGGTATGAGCGCCCGCAGTACCGCAATCTGCGCAAGAAGTGCGAGGCGGCTACCGGGGAGCTGGCGAATAAGGGGCCTATTGATGTGTATGGTGCAGAGCATCTGATTCGGCTTTTCA GCACGATGCCCGAACTAATGGCCCAAACAAACATGGACCTCCAATCCACGAATCGTCTGCGGGAAGAAATCTCCAAGCTGGCCATGTGGCTGAGCAGGCACTCGGAGAAGTACTTCTCGACGAACTACGTGCCTGCCGAGAGTACTCATAAATGA
- a CDS encoding uncharacterized protein (ID:PFLUO_009386-T1.cds;~source:funannotate) yields the protein MEASPLTQQARPETFKPKIVQLYENLFKSSDDTEEPSEGFWREFFLLPPDRARLHALLEGLSPDDILGLQAQTQNLFARAVREAASGASPKDAYALDTLSVFLTSVLSKKYTNPSSDVITVLAGLDAVDRVISEFVAVLDRIIRNGGGIDLRLKAIKAAIAMTSGAYKTSLVSYFTHRDLFPSLMKYVHEADTALQIFDPFLLLGLLANYNKFEFQNPYQLRLDDFVNESSIQKIVKGVGLACAGLRNGYVAVQDDVPEGWTLTSTLVFFGLRALAPGARDKANPPTAEEAKGMFAALPAQEATILLAAYDFTNSNKLFGYHLVHLPAEKSNEESPLSNFLSVSSYLLQHAYRSVRCSHYAELNLFTLRILVEDPTLCKHICSEEGKRRVRLCRQRQPYLPLVSGDRVVATVIFDIMIDTISHNLRRRLDVNIYSHAIAITLRLLTYLSMNKIRLTYHWSELWRTLLSLMRFLTTYATDLSTNPRTETLTASLADLIAFCVSGGDTFLPDPASYDDLFYKLVETGPILSKFRHVFTASSSSITPASKPADAAAAAAILPTPDTQPRLASIDTLLSVSTHFYTLLFQSDGSADPTTTPATPVVPTSVSDSPNPDADPAPVALPSIKKKNLSPREVHRIIKQGYDTLSIQPPEGLSVWAKWRETEWKGELKRGARVAVEDARMLVS from the exons ATGGAAGCCTCTCCCTTGACCCAGCAGGCCAGACCCGAGACCTTCAAGCCGAAGATTGTCCAGCTGTACGAGAACCTGTTCAAG TCCTCCGACGACACTGAGGAGCCCTCGGAGGGCTTCTGGCGGGAATTTTTTCTCTTGCCGCCAGACCGTGCGCGGCTGCATGCCCTGCTGGAAGGGTTGAGCCCCGACGACATTCTAGGACTGCAG GCGCAAACGCAGAATCTCTTTGCCCGCGCGGTGCGCGAGGCAGCTTCTGGGGCCTCGCCGAAAGACGCGTATGCACTCGAT ACACTGTCGGTCTTCCTGACCAGCGTGCTGAGCAAAAAATACACCAATCCCAGCTCGGACGTCATCACCGTCCTCGCCGGTCTGGATGCAGTGGACCGGGTCATCTCCGAATTTGTGGCTGTCCTGGACCGGATCATCCgcaatggaggtggaa TTGACCTCCGtctcaaggccatcaaggccgctATTGCAATGACCAGCGGAGCATACAAGACCAGTCTCGTCTCTTATTTCACGCACCGAGATCTGTTCCCGTCATTGATGAAATATGTTCATGAAGCTGATACCGCCCTGCAAATATTTGACCCGTTTCTTTTGCTCGGGCTGCTGGCGAACTACAACAAGTTCGAATTCCAAAACCCCTACCAACTCCGGCTGGATGACTTTGTGAATGAGTCCAGCATCCAAAAGATTGTCAAGGGGGTCGGCCTGGCATGTGCGGGTCTGCGAAACGGGTATGTCGCTGTACAGGACGATGTCCCGGAAGGCTGGACCTTGACGAGCACGTTGGTCTTCTTCGGTTTGCGCGCCCTGGCTCCCGGTGCACGGGACAAGGCCAACCCCCCGACTGCGGAAGAGGCGAAAGGCATGTTTGCCGCGCT TCCCGCACAAGAGGCCACTATCCTGCTGGCCGCGTACGACTTCACCAACTCGAATAAGCTCTTTGGATATCATCTCGTTCATCTGCCGGCAGAGAAGAGCAACGAGGAATCTCCGCTGTCTAACTTCCTCTCTGTGTCCTCTTATCTTCTGCAACACGCATACCGCTCCGTCCGGTGTTCACACTATGCCGAACTCAACCTGTTCACTCTTCGCATCCTCGTTGAGGACCCGACTCTCTGCAAGCACATCtgcagcgaggagggcaagcGCCGCGTGCGTCTGTGTCGACAGAGGCAGCCATACCTACCGCTCGTCAGCGGGGACCGAGTCGTCGCCACTGTCATCTTCGATATCATGATCGATACCATCTCACACAACCTGCGCCGACGGCTAGACGTCAACATCTACAG CCATGCCATCGCAATCACCCTCCGCCTACTAACCTACCTCTCCATGAACAAAATCCGCCTCACGTACCATTGGTCTGAGCTCTGGCGCACACTACTCTCCCTCATGCGCTTCCTAACCACCTACGCGACCGACCTCTCCACCAACCCGCGCACGGAAACCCTAACCGCCTCACTCGCCGATCTAATTGCCTTCTGCGTCTCCGGTGGCGACACCTTCCTCCCCGACCCAGCCTCCTACGACGACCTGTTCTACAAGCTTGTAGAAACAGGGCCCATTCTCTCGAAATTCCGCCACGTCTTCAcagcctcctcttcttccatcacGCCCGCATCCAAACCAGccgatgcagcagcagcggctgCCATACTCCCAACACCAGACACACAACCCCGCCTCGCATCAATCGACACTCTCCTCTCCGTCTCAACGCACTTTTACACCCTGCTCTTTCAGTCAGACGGTAGCGCAGACCCTACCACCACACCAGCGACTCCCGTTGTCCCAACATCAGTATCTGATAGTCCCAATCCCGACGCCGATCCCGCACCCGTTGCGCTGCCCTCGatcaaaaagaagaatcTCAGCCCGCGCGAGGTCCATCGCATTATCAAGCAGGGATACGATACGCTGAGCATCCAGCCGCCGGAGGGACTGAGTGTTTGGGCGAAGTGGCGCGAGACCGAGTGGAAGGGGGAGTTGAAGCGTGGCGCTAGGGTTGCGGTTGAGGATGCGAGAATGTTGGTGTCGTAG
- a CDS encoding uncharacterized protein (ID:PFLUO_009387-T1.cds;~source:funannotate), with translation MQRPVTSSATLLRWAIKPSAQRTQVLRTFSSCGNVHQSSKRDMQTATAYRPHTLPSSFPPPRSTGGPDTSISADAPPERHASQTETSSTISVPEGEAQKSKSAPSTAKSTTTTNTAKPATKPRRPLRARKAAMKVTPLAIEQLRTLMDSPDPKYIRVGVKNRGCSGLAYHLEYVEKPGTFDEVVEQDGVKVLIDSKALFSIIGSEMDWLEDKLSKRFVFTNPNIKEQCGCGESFMV, from the exons ATGCAGCGTCCAGTGACATCATCCGCCACCCTTCTCCGATGGGCCATCAAGCCCTCGGCACAACGCACACAGGTGCTGcgcaccttctcctcctgcgGGAACGTTCACCAGTCCTCAAAGCGAGATATGCAAACAGCCACCGCGTACCGTCCGCacaccttgccctcctctttcccgccgccgcgcagcACCGGCGGTCCCGACACGTCTATCTCCGCAGACGCTCCGCCTGAGCGGCATGCCTCGCAGACAGAGACCTCTTCCACTATCAGTGTGCCAGAGGGGGAGGCTCAGAAGTCTAAATCCGCCCCGTCAACCGCCAAGTCAACGACAACCACAAACACAGCCAAACCCGCTACCAAGCCTCGGCGACCCCTGCGAGCGAGGAAGGCAGCCATGAAAGTGACACCGCTGGCCATCGAACAACTTCGCACATTGATGGATTCGCCGGATCCCAAATACATTCGCGTGGGCGTCAAGAACCGCGGCTGCTCCGGGCTGGCCTATCACCTGGAGTACGTGGAGAAGCCGGGCACGTTCGACGAGGTGGTCGAGCAGGATGGCGTCAAGGTCTTGATTGACAGCAAAGCCCTATTCAGCATTATCGGCAGTGAAATGGACTGGCTAGAGGATAAGCTGAGCAAGCGGTTTGTCTTCACTAACCCTAACATTA AGGAACAATGCGGATGCGGTGAATCCTTCATGGTTTAA
- a CDS encoding uncharacterized protein (ID:PFLUO_009388-T1.cds;~source:funannotate), whose translation MASAFLSPQPSDTTTTDPLLAIVRFSASIPDLHLDVPDPESTTGAGLKQLIRANLPPSLSAHRLRLIYSGRGLEDTTPLTVSLKLPPSPNRSPRLPITDDDDDDGEDDHGDGSSTAKGKSKGKGKQPVRDTRPRLYIHCSIGDIALTDADLVAEAGVASTLLLQQRKDEDYEKTSSNLFGSQPKQTRQHQHQQQQQHPTTSATTTTTPAPRGFDRLLTAGFTPAEVTALRSQFLAVQSVSRTPDTMPSGEELRDLEDRWMDEGSTAAQAQGAAGGLDGGGGGLGGDDDGGLGSGSRGAMDDMLWGAVMGFFWPVGCAMWIRREEGVWSWRKGVAVFIGVLLNAAFGGMRIMN comes from the coding sequence ATGGCAtccgccttcctctccccacAGCCCAGcgacaccaccacaaccGACCCTCTCCTCGCAATTGTCCGCTTCTCGGCCTCCATCCCAGACCTCCACCTCGATGTCCCCGACCCGGAATCCACCACAGGCGCAGGCCTGAAACAACTCATCCGCGCCAATCTCCCGCCATCCCTCTCAGCGCACCGTCTTCGTCTCATCTACTCCGGCCGCGGGCTAGAAGACACAACCCCGTTAACGGTCTCGCTGAAGCTGCCCCCCTCGCCGAATCGCAGCCCGCGCCTACCCATCACagatgacgacgatgatgatggtgaggaTGACCACGGTGATGGATCTTCTACCGCAAAGGGAAAGAGCAAGGGGAAGGGCAAGCAGCCTGTGCGCGATACCCGGCCTCGATTGTATATCCACTGCTCGATTGGGGATATCGCTCTCACGGACGCGGATCTAGTCGCTGAGGCAGGCGTGGCATCGAcgctgctcctgcagcaaCGGAAGGACGAAGACTATGAGAAGACAAGCTCGAATCTTTTCGGATCGCAACCCAAACAAACCCGgcaacatcaacatcaacaacaacaacaacatcctaCTACCTCTGCAACCACTACGACAACGCCCGCCCCCCGCGGCTTCGACCGCCTCCTCACTGCAGGCTTCACCCCCGCAGAGGTAACGGCCCTCCGCTCACAGTTCCTAGCCGTGCAATCCGTCTCCCGCACGCCGGACACCATGCCCTCCGGCGAAGAGCTGCGGGATCTAGAGGACAGGTGGATGGACGAAGGGTCGACGGCTGCGCAGGCGCAGGGTGCGGCTGGTGGGCttgacggtggtggtggtgggcttgggggagatgatgatggggggCTCGGGTCTGGTTCGAGGGGCGCGATGGACGATATGCTCTGGGGAGCGGTGATGGGTTTCTTTTGGCCGGTGGGCTGTGCGATGTGGAtaaggagggaggagggggtgTGGAGTTGGAGAAAGGGTGTGGCTGTTTTTATTGGCGTTCTTCTTAATGCTGCTTTTGGGGGGATGCGGATTATGAATTGA
- a CDS encoding uncharacterized protein (ID:PFLUO_009389-T1.cds;~source:funannotate) produces the protein MAHPLDTDAGSELFASYENELKLMQADLNQKLDQIAEASGEQRKAAVRQAEAVLEEAMEQLDQMRMEKQNIPSAARSKINMRFRNYTSDLDETKRKLKSLSDDRRALFGDRYTDEPADEQLEQRQQLLSGTDRLERSSARLQESQRVALETEDVGRNTLADLYQQRQTIQHTRDNLQQSEGYVDTSIKTLRGMARR, from the exons ATGGCGCACCCTCTGGACACAGATGCCGGCTCGGAGCTGTTCGCCAGCTACGAGAACGAGCTGAAGCTGATGCAGGCGGATCTGAACCAGAAGCTGGACCAGATCGCGGAGGCGAGCGGGGAGCAGCGGAAGGCGGCCGTTCGGCAGGCGGAGGCTGTCCTCGAGGAGGCTATGGAGCAG CTCGACCAAATGCGCATGGAAAAGCAAAACATTCCCTCAGCGGCACGCTCAAAGATCAACATGCGCTTCCGCAACTACACAAGCGATCTAGACGAGACGAAGCGCAAGCTGAAGTCCCTCTCGGACGACCGCCGCGCGCTCTTCGGTGACCGGTACACCGACGAGCCCGCGGACGAGCAGCTCGaacagcgccagcagctgctgTCTGGCACAGACCGGCTAGAGCGCAGTTCGGCCCGGCTGCAGGAGAGTCAGCGTGTTGCGCTCGAGACGGAGGATGTGGGCCGCAACACGCTGGCGGACCTGTATCAGCAGCGGCAGACTATTCAACATACCCGTGATAATCTGCAGCAGTCGGAGGGATATGTGGATACGAGTATTAAGACTTTGAGGGGCATGGCCCGTAGGTAA